The Brenneria rubrifaciens genome has a window encoding:
- a CDS encoding MarR family transcriptional regulator, producing MKQKSLIIKLFDLVGDSFAFGNEMGREVFGKLQQIVDNNPQQNVFGISLEGIDATDASFPRESVVSLAKLLREDKGFYLTGVTSKDLLDNWSYAATAKDQPIFVYGSTYSIIGPVLTEGTKQLIDFIMRNEFTTTSMVASEFDLSTQNASGKLKKLYRQGFILGKKEVAESGGHEFVYVPIK from the coding sequence ATGAAACAGAAATCACTTATCATCAAACTTTTCGATCTTGTCGGCGACTCTTTTGCATTCGGTAACGAAATGGGAAGAGAGGTCTTTGGTAAGCTCCAGCAGATAGTGGACAATAACCCTCAGCAGAATGTGTTCGGCATTTCTCTTGAAGGAATTGATGCCACCGATGCATCCTTTCCCAGAGAAAGCGTTGTTTCACTTGCAAAGTTGCTTCGTGAAGATAAAGGCTTTTACCTCACAGGAGTTACGTCTAAGGACCTACTGGATAACTGGTCATATGCCGCGACAGCAAAAGACCAGCCGATTTTTGTCTATGGCAGTACTTATAGCATCATCGGTCCTGTGCTGACCGAAGGAACAAAACAGCTCATTGATTTCATTATGCGAAATGAATTTACCACGACTAGCATGGTGGCATCAGAGTTCGACCTCTCTACGCAAAATGCCAGTGGGAAGCTCAAAAAGCTTTATCGGCAAGGGTTTATTCTGGGGAAAAAAGAGGTCGCGGAGTCCGGCGGGCATGAGTTTGTGTATGTTCCGATAAAATAA
- a CDS encoding IS5 family transposase — protein MAKQKFKITNWKTYNHALRQRGSLTVWLSDDATAAWYDAAEPARRGRPLRYSDMAITTALMLKNVFNLALRALQGFIDSVFHLMNVPLRSPDYTSISKRAKSVNVNIRTPTRGEIAHLVIDSTGLKVFGEGEWKVKKHGAEKRRVWRKLHLAVDAGTHEIVCADLSLSGVTDAQALPGLISQTHRKIKEALADGAYDVRDCHDGLKRKKIRPVIPPRRGAKYWPLERYQERNQAVAQQRLTGNNEAWKKKVGYHRRSLAETAISRMKMMLGDRLSLRDYDGQVGEAMARVKAMNTMTRLGMPVSVRIA, from the coding sequence GTGGCAAAGCAGAAGTTCAAAATCACCAACTGGAAAACGTATAACCACGCCCTCCGTCAACGGGGGTCGCTGACAGTCTGGCTCAGCGATGACGCCACCGCCGCATGGTACGATGCCGCTGAGCCTGCGCGGCGAGGCCGGCCGTTACGTTACTCCGATATGGCGATCACCACTGCATTGATGCTCAAGAACGTCTTTAACCTTGCGCTGCGGGCGTTGCAGGGATTTATCGATTCGGTTTTCCATCTGATGAATGTGCCGCTGCGCAGCCCGGATTACACCAGTATCAGCAAACGGGCCAAAAGTGTTAACGTCAATATCAGGACGCCGACACGCGGCGAAATCGCGCATCTGGTCATTGATTCCACCGGGCTTAAAGTCTTTGGCGAGGGGGAATGGAAGGTCAAAAAACACGGTGCGGAAAAGCGGCGGGTGTGGCGCAAGCTGCATCTGGCGGTGGACGCGGGCACACATGAGATAGTCTGCGCTGACTTGTCACTCAGCGGCGTGACGGACGCGCAGGCGTTGCCGGGGCTGATAAGCCAGACGCACAGGAAGATAAAGGAAGCGCTGGCAGACGGGGCTTACGATGTGCGCGACTGCCACGACGGTTTGAAAAGGAAGAAAATCAGGCCGGTCATCCCGCCGCGCAGGGGAGCGAAATACTGGCCTTTGGAGCGATATCAGGAGCGAAATCAGGCGGTGGCGCAGCAGCGGTTGACGGGAAACAACGAGGCGTGGAAAAAGAAAGTGGGTTACCACCGGCGTTCACTGGCGGAAACGGCGATATCGCGGATGAAGATGATGTTGGGAGACCGGTTGTCGCTGCGTGATTACGATGGGCAGGTGGGTGAAGCGATGGCGCGGGTGAAAGCAATGAACACCATGACGCGGCTGGGCATGCCGGTCAGTGTTCGCATTGCCTGA
- a CDS encoding ATP-binding protein: protein MFSDIDKLLNANPGLTGREIAKQLGFDKKKVNSFLSRSGHLFNQDENYKWFQSKNRTFVLSLPGDTWLTQDDFEDALSKSGNPLDGTYKAADIIFAKNCSLMMVAIARMLSLLNQLSSRNIAVTIDLTKCKRTRTFLNRSGFYDLLDQKITVLPFRPQLGNSDAVKYVDNSESLVELGAIDMGSTKAEISELIKRLGQRFVSEASKDYLTVIMTVFSELINNVKDHSNSHIPGFAALQSYNGKGRRKHIQTVISDSGLGVVATLRATLQGNYPELYAKFPAGLLRSDIDLVKHVFSNGGISRHGSKEGRGLGFESSRKQASKNEALLIIRQTHFSIELNYKDGELVTAEVKENLSLINGTHICFDFFIDTPE, encoded by the coding sequence ATGTTCAGTGACATTGATAAGCTACTTAACGCTAACCCAGGCCTGACGGGGCGTGAGATCGCCAAGCAACTTGGGTTTGATAAAAAAAAGGTCAATTCATTCCTGAGTCGAAGTGGGCATTTATTTAATCAAGATGAGAATTACAAGTGGTTCCAGTCTAAGAACAGAACTTTTGTACTTTCGCTTCCTGGTGACACATGGCTTACCCAAGATGACTTTGAGGATGCTCTTTCTAAAAGTGGAAATCCTTTAGATGGGACCTACAAAGCAGCCGATATAATCTTTGCCAAAAACTGTTCTCTGATGATGGTGGCTATTGCCAGGATGCTGTCTTTACTTAATCAACTGTCATCCCGAAATATCGCGGTCACTATTGATTTAACTAAATGTAAAAGAACAAGAACTTTCCTCAACCGCTCTGGTTTTTACGATCTGCTGGATCAAAAGATTACCGTTCTACCCTTCAGACCCCAGCTTGGCAATTCTGATGCTGTAAAATATGTTGATAACAGCGAGAGTCTGGTTGAACTAGGCGCGATAGACATGGGTTCAACAAAGGCCGAAATCAGTGAACTTATCAAGAGACTGGGACAACGCTTCGTTTCTGAAGCTTCCAAAGATTATCTTACTGTCATTATGACGGTCTTTAGCGAACTCATTAACAATGTGAAGGATCACAGTAATAGCCATATTCCTGGTTTTGCCGCTCTCCAGAGCTACAATGGAAAGGGAAGAAGGAAGCATATACAGACGGTGATTTCGGATAGCGGGCTAGGAGTAGTGGCAACCTTACGCGCAACGCTCCAAGGTAATTATCCTGAGTTATATGCAAAATTTCCTGCTGGTTTATTACGTTCCGACATAGATCTGGTTAAACACGTTTTTTCTAACGGCGGGATTAGCCGCCATGGTTCAAAAGAAGGGCGTGGCCTTGGTTTTGAAAGTTCTCGAAAGCAAGCGTCCAAAAACGAAGCGTTGCTCATCATCAGACAAACACATTTCAGCATTGAACTGAATTACAAAGATGGTGAACTTGTCACCGCTGAGGTTAAGGAAAATCTTAGCTTGATAAACGGTACTCATATCTGCTTCGATTTCTTTATTGACACCCCTGAATAA
- a CDS encoding multiubiquitin domain-containing protein, with protein sequence MNSLDTLSSKPHHYIEIAGEDLQFRQVNVDDLTLTGNQIGAAAGYKPDQLPVILQLLANGTLESLSPGELARPGADNNKFIVVISDRTYFFSVDGERLEWPFNQITGHTVRKLGEVAEGKRLLLEKEDSADEEIQGHQFVSLEPEGVERFISRDPVWKLNVQGKVYSFDTPIISVRDAVVRAGLNPDQAWHIFFNVEGRPKEEKTINDHLDLTTPGVEKLRLTPRNVSNGEAAVALRRDFELLINDEKYLNEMGFQWETCVNEQSRWLIINDYVLPEGYNQKQIQLALLIPEGYPISLLDMFYVFPALKLSNGAEISATQIVAVIDQNTFQGWSRHRPWDPDTDSVISQLAMANGCLLKEVGL encoded by the coding sequence ATGAACTCTCTCGATACTCTAAGCAGTAAACCACATCACTACATTGAAATTGCTGGTGAAGACCTGCAGTTCCGACAGGTGAATGTCGATGATTTAACTCTTACTGGTAACCAGATTGGCGCTGCGGCGGGTTACAAACCCGACCAGTTGCCTGTGATCCTGCAGTTGCTGGCTAACGGTACACTCGAAAGCCTCAGTCCTGGTGAACTCGCTCGTCCGGGGGCTGACAATAATAAATTTATTGTTGTTATATCTGACCGGACCTACTTCTTCTCCGTTGATGGGGAACGCTTGGAGTGGCCGTTTAATCAGATCACGGGACACACTGTCCGTAAGCTTGGAGAGGTCGCAGAAGGAAAGCGTCTATTACTCGAAAAAGAGGATTCCGCTGATGAAGAGATCCAAGGGCATCAGTTTGTTTCGCTTGAGCCAGAAGGGGTTGAGCGATTCATCAGCCGCGATCCGGTCTGGAAGCTCAATGTGCAGGGTAAAGTTTATTCTTTTGATACCCCCATTATCAGCGTCAGGGATGCCGTTGTGAGAGCAGGACTAAATCCTGATCAGGCTTGGCATATCTTCTTCAATGTTGAAGGGAGGCCTAAAGAGGAAAAAACTATTAACGACCATCTTGATCTGACAACCCCAGGCGTTGAGAAACTGCGTTTGACTCCACGCAATGTTTCAAACGGTGAAGCTGCGGTTGCTCTGCGTCGCGATTTTGAACTTCTCATCAATGACGAGAAGTATCTTAATGAGATGGGTTTTCAGTGGGAAACGTGTGTCAATGAACAATCACGCTGGCTCATCATAAACGATTATGTATTGCCTGAAGGCTACAACCAAAAACAGATCCAACTCGCTTTACTTATCCCTGAGGGGTATCCCATAAGCCTGTTGGATATGTTTTATGTTTTCCCAGCACTTAAACTATCAAATGGCGCTGAAATCTCGGCGACTCAAATTGTAGCGGTTATTGATCAGAACACTTTCCAGGGATGGTCTCGCCATCGTCCATGGGATCCGGACACTGACTCCGTCATTTCACAGCTAGCCATGGCTAACGGATGTTTACTTAAGGAGGTGGGCCTGTGA
- a CDS encoding IS3 family transposase (programmed frameshift) encodes MKKRNFSAEFKREAAQLVVEQSYTVAEAAKAMDIGLSTMTRWVRQLRDERQGKTPKASPITPEKIEIRELKKKLQRIEMENEIFKKGYRALDVRLPEQFSLIGKLRARYPVATLCHVFGVHRSSYKYWKCRPDKPDRKHTELRSQVQELYNISHGSAGARSIAAMATLRGFLMGRWLAGRLMKELGLVSCQQPIHRYKRGGHEHIAIPNHLERQFAVTEPNQVWCGDVTYIWTGKRWAYLAVVLDLFARKPVGWAMSFSPDSRLTIKALEMAWEVRGKPAGVMFHSDQGSHYTSRQFRQSLWRYRIRQSMSRRGNCWDNSPMERFFRSLKNEWLPVTGYTSFSDANSAITDYIVGYYSTFRPHEYNGGLPPNESENRYWKNSKAVASFS; translated from the exons ATGAAAAAAAGAAATTTTAGTGCAGAGTTCAAACGTGAAGCAGCTCAGTTGGTTGTCGAGCAGAGCTACACCGTTGCTGAAGCAGCAAAAGCCATGGATATTGGCCTTTCAACAATGACCCGATGGGTCAGACAATTACGGGATGAACGACAGGGAAAAACACCGAAAGCTTCCCCCATTACCCCGGAGAAAATTGAAATACGTGAGTTGAAGAAAAAACTACAACGTATTGAAATGGAAAATGAAATAT TTAAAAAAGGCTACCGCGCTCTTGATGTCAGACTCCCTGAACAGTTCTCGTTAATCGGAAAACTCAGGGCGCGTTATCCCGTGGCTACACTCTGTCACGTATTTGGGGTTCACCGCAGCAGCTATAAATACTGGAAATGCCGTCCTGATAAGCCGGACAGAAAGCATACAGAGTTACGCAGTCAGGTTCAGGAACTATACAACATTAGTCATGGCTCAGCCGGGGCAAGGAGTATCGCCGCAATGGCAACGCTCAGAGGCTTCCTGATGGGGCGCTGGCTTGCCGGCAGACTCATGAAAGAGCTGGGGCTGGTCAGTTGTCAGCAGCCCATCCATCGGTATAAACGCGGTGGCCATGAACACATCGCTATCCCGAATCACCTTGAGCGTCAGTTCGCAGTGACAGAGCCTAATCAGGTGTGGTGCGGCGACGTGACGTATATCTGGACAGGTAAGCGCTGGGCATACCTTGCCGTTGTTCTCGACCTGTTCGCGAGGAAACCGGTGGGCTGGGCAATGTCGTTCTCACCGGACAGCAGGCTGACCATCAAAGCGCTAGAAATGGCGTGGGAAGTTCGCGGCAAACCAGCCGGGGTGATGTTCCACAGCGATCAGGGCAGCCATTACACAAGCAGGCAGTTCCGGCAGTCACTGTGGCGGTATCGGATCAGGCAGAGTATGAGTCGTCGTGGAAACTGCTGGGATAATAGTCCGATGGAGCGCTTCTTCAGAAGCCTGAAGAACGAGTGGTTGCCGGTGACTGGTTACACAAGCTTCAGCGATGCTAACAGTGCAATAACGGACTATATCGTTGGGTATTACAGTACGTTCAGGCCACACGAATATAACGGTGGGTTACCACCAAACGAATCGGAAAACCGATACTGGAAAAACTCTAAAGCGGTGGCCAGTTTTAGTTGA
- a CDS encoding M48 family metallopeptidase — translation MMQRRQVRDIEYQLLPGSDRQTTDIVIERNGAITVRPPLRMTPEQVDETVFSKRMWIYRNLAEWRDLNATRVVREWVNGETFLYLGSGYRLQLIAGQIDDLKLKDGRFCMRREIIEEEEGYSAAHQAFVLFYQMKGLPRIRSRVAWFAAKVGVNPGTVQIKDLGYRWASCGTNGDLHFHWKCLMAPLSVIDYIIVHELCHLRYRDHSEAFWNEVDKVLPDYRERKEWLRGRGAGLDL, via the coding sequence ATGATGCAACGCCGGCAGGTTCGCGATATTGAATATCAATTATTGCCAGGAAGCGATCGTCAGACTACCGACATTGTGATTGAACGCAACGGTGCTATTACCGTGCGGCCTCCCCTGCGAATGACACCTGAGCAGGTAGATGAAACTGTGTTCAGCAAGCGCATGTGGATTTACCGAAATCTGGCTGAGTGGCGCGATCTTAATGCTACACGAGTAGTGCGTGAATGGGTTAACGGTGAGACTTTTCTCTATCTGGGAAGCGGCTACCGACTTCAGTTAATCGCCGGACAAATTGATGATCTCAAACTTAAGGATGGCCGCTTCTGCATGCGGCGCGAGATTATCGAAGAGGAGGAGGGCTATTCCGCGGCTCATCAGGCGTTCGTACTTTTTTATCAAATGAAAGGTTTACCTCGTATCCGCAGTCGAGTGGCTTGGTTTGCAGCCAAAGTAGGTGTGAATCCCGGTACAGTACAAATTAAGGATCTGGGTTACCGCTGGGCTTCATGCGGCACGAACGGCGATCTCCATTTCCACTGGAAATGCCTGATGGCGCCGCTAAGCGTCATTGACTATATCATCGTCCACGAGCTTTGCCATCTGCGTTATCGGGATCACTCGGAAGCGTTCTGGAACGAGGTGGACAAGGTATTGCCGGATTATCGCGAAAGAAAAGAGTGGCTCAGAGGCCGTGGGGCTGGATTGGATCTGTGA
- a CDS encoding GNAT family N-acetyltransferase, which produces MVLTYPVLEDITGLYANEFDDEVQRHSIFPPASSAALESRIVGAYAGWRLGDSTFLVGRRDFNGVALTTLSVRRLGPPGVLDVGYSTMSAYRGNGYAAHTLRLFTQWVFNAFSVQRIELGIKPGNAASVSTALKAGYHLESVRRSRLRNADGSFDDEHSYVALKDDHIRAWRYQP; this is translated from the coding sequence TTGGTCCTGACCTATCCGGTTCTAGAAGATATTACCGGCCTGTATGCGAACGAGTTTGACGACGAGGTCCAGCGCCACTCTATCTTTCCACCAGCTTCCTCGGCAGCGCTGGAATCAAGGATCGTCGGGGCATATGCGGGCTGGCGACTCGGAGATTCGACGTTCTTGGTCGGGCGTCGCGATTTCAACGGTGTGGCTTTGACGACATTGTCGGTCCGTCGTCTGGGTCCGCCTGGCGTTCTGGATGTCGGATACTCGACGATGAGCGCCTATCGCGGAAACGGTTACGCTGCACACACCCTGAGGCTATTTACTCAGTGGGTCTTCAACGCTTTCAGCGTCCAGAGAATCGAACTGGGCATCAAGCCGGGCAACGCTGCCTCCGTGTCTACCGCACTCAAGGCAGGGTACCACTTAGAGTCCGTTCGCCGTTCCCGATTGCGCAACGCTGATGGGTCTTTCGACGACGAGCACTCGTATGTAGCGCTCAAGGATGATCATATCCGTGCCTGGAGGTACCAGCCATGA
- a CDS encoding tyrosine-type recombinase/integrase, protein MSLNDSKIRNLKSSAKPFKVSDSHGLYLLINPGGSRLWYLKYRIDGKESRLSLGAYPNVSLTDARQQRDGIRKMLAQNINPAQQRAAEQAARSPVKHFKTVALGWHKSNKTWSENHAARLLASLNNHVFPAMGHQPITELKTRHFTVLLKGIEEKGLLEVASRTRQHLCNIMRYAVQQGWVENNPALNLVGVTAPPVRRHYPALPLECLPELLERIEGYRQGRELTRLAVLLTLHLFIRSSELRFARWSEIDFKNRIWTIPATRDAIAGVRYSGRGAKMRTPHIVPLSRQAIDILKQIQAISGHLELVFPGDHNPYKPMCENTVNKALRLMGYDTKKDVCGHGFRAMACSALMESERWSQDAVERQMSHQERNSVRAAYIHKAAHLEARKAMMQWWSDYLGACKENYVPPYIWSQENNHQAA, encoded by the coding sequence ATGTCTCTTAACGACTCAAAAATCCGCAACTTAAAATCATCCGCTAAACCCTTCAAAGTTTCCGATTCTCACGGCCTGTACCTTTTAATCAATCCAGGCGGTTCACGTCTCTGGTATCTCAAATATCGTATCGACGGCAAAGAGTCCCGCCTCAGTTTAGGCGCTTATCCTAATGTATCGCTGACCGACGCCCGGCAACAACGCGATGGCATCCGCAAGATGCTGGCGCAGAATATCAACCCGGCGCAACAGCGTGCCGCTGAGCAGGCGGCGCGTTCACCGGTTAAGCATTTCAAGACCGTGGCGCTGGGCTGGCATAAAAGCAATAAAACATGGTCGGAGAACCATGCCGCCCGCCTGCTTGCCAGCCTGAACAATCACGTTTTCCCGGCGATGGGTCATCAGCCGATAACGGAACTCAAAACCCGGCACTTCACCGTCCTGCTGAAAGGTATCGAAGAAAAAGGCCTGCTGGAGGTGGCGTCCCGTACCCGACAGCACCTGTGCAATATTATGCGTTACGCAGTTCAACAAGGATGGGTGGAAAATAATCCGGCGCTGAATCTGGTCGGCGTAACGGCTCCGCCGGTCAGGCGCCATTATCCGGCCCTGCCGCTGGAGTGTCTGCCGGAATTGCTGGAACGCATTGAAGGCTATCGGCAAGGCCGGGAGTTAACCCGGCTGGCGGTACTGCTCACCCTGCACCTGTTTATCCGTTCCAGCGAACTGCGTTTCGCAAGGTGGAGTGAAATTGATTTCAAAAACAGAATCTGGACCATTCCCGCTACCCGCGACGCTATTGCCGGCGTCCGCTACTCCGGGCGTGGCGCGAAAATGCGTACGCCGCATATCGTGCCGCTGTCCAGGCAAGCCATCGATATACTGAAGCAGATTCAAGCGATTTCAGGCCATCTGGAACTGGTGTTTCCCGGCGACCATAACCCGTATAAACCCATGTGCGAAAACACAGTCAACAAAGCATTGCGACTAATGGGCTATGACACCAAAAAGGATGTCTGCGGTCACGGATTCCGCGCAATGGCGTGTAGCGCATTAATGGAGTCAGAGCGTTGGTCGCAAGATGCCGTTGAGCGCCAGATGAGTCATCAGGAACGCAATAGCGTGCGGGCGGCCTATATCCACAAAGCCGCCCATCTTGAAGCCCGCAAAGCGATGATGCAGTGGTGGTCGGATTATCTGGGTGCATGTAAGGAAAATTATGTACCGCCGTATATCTGGAGCCAAGAAAATAACCATCAGGCGGCCTGA
- a CDS encoding FAD-binding oxidoreductase, producing MSHLTGNNVSEFAYSAPGEILEPNDVLEVQQIIKSRSSGLKRPLRVVSSGYNWGLGSASTPGPVTDIISLYRLKSIREIAEDRGYAVIEAGVTQEQLSTALLGSCCYLNCTASSAKTSVIGNIMDRGVGLHGQRTQDLLGIEVVLPDGRIGTVGWWPGVGSLAANPLGLGPSALHLFTQSNFGVVTAASVRLRPRPSRRKVITFTVEPGTIRTVVDHVRELVRDGVLSGVTKIYDHESSALYGAREARIAIHTCIDGPVPITEAKLDVMWRTLADVDPQRVSDDFVTNDPLMSAVARLYDGDTRSSEIIVRNALNASTEEADEHGSGWIFALPFVPMRGDDVEKAIQIVRDGVTGTTIRAGTTVNVLDHDTVDLVVAISFHRDTQGTAAAHAAFDHIVAALVTAGYVPYRVDTRHERADYADAGRGLDAVIVEQVKRLLDPQGVLAPSRYMADSRIVDTETSCKPERGVDGRTNATWKSGDDSR from the coding sequence ATGAGTCACCTAACGGGCAACAATGTCAGCGAATTCGCCTACTCCGCACCGGGAGAAATTCTTGAGCCCAATGACGTGCTTGAGGTTCAACAAATAATTAAGTCTCGTTCCAGTGGTCTGAAGCGACCGCTGCGAGTGGTATCCAGTGGTTACAACTGGGGACTGGGCTCAGCCTCAACCCCCGGCCCCGTGACCGATATCATCAGTCTGTACCGTCTTAAATCGATCCGGGAGATTGCGGAAGATCGAGGGTATGCCGTCATCGAGGCTGGGGTCACTCAGGAGCAACTGAGCACAGCCTTACTGGGAAGCTGCTGCTACTTGAACTGTACGGCATCCAGCGCCAAGACCTCAGTCATCGGCAACATCATGGATCGAGGCGTTGGATTGCACGGACAGCGAACCCAAGACTTGCTCGGAATCGAGGTTGTCCTACCCGACGGTCGAATAGGTACAGTCGGATGGTGGCCCGGCGTTGGGTCTCTAGCCGCCAATCCTTTGGGACTCGGCCCATCGGCCCTCCACTTGTTCACCCAGTCAAATTTTGGCGTCGTGACTGCTGCCTCCGTGCGCCTGCGGCCTCGGCCATCACGGCGGAAAGTTATCACCTTTACGGTTGAGCCAGGGACCATTCGTACGGTCGTCGACCACGTGAGAGAACTCGTGCGCGATGGCGTACTCAGCGGGGTCACAAAAATCTACGACCACGAATCGAGTGCACTCTATGGCGCGCGGGAGGCACGGATCGCTATCCACACTTGCATTGATGGCCCCGTCCCCATTACTGAAGCAAAGCTTGATGTGATGTGGCGCACCCTGGCGGATGTCGACCCACAACGAGTGTCGGATGACTTCGTTACCAATGATCCGTTGATGTCGGCTGTCGCGCGTCTCTATGACGGAGACACGCGCAGCAGCGAGATTATCGTCCGCAACGCGTTGAACGCCTCCACTGAGGAGGCCGACGAACATGGCAGCGGCTGGATTTTTGCTTTGCCTTTCGTCCCGATGCGAGGAGACGACGTCGAGAAAGCGATCCAGATCGTCCGCGACGGAGTCACCGGGACCACTATCCGCGCGGGTACAACCGTCAACGTACTCGACCATGACACTGTCGATCTCGTAGTCGCCATATCTTTCCACCGCGACACGCAAGGCACCGCAGCGGCTCATGCGGCTTTCGATCACATCGTTGCTGCACTAGTCACCGCTGGCTATGTGCCCTACCGGGTGGATACCCGACATGAACGCGCCGATTACGCCGACGCGGGCAGAGGACTTGACGCCGTCATCGTCGAACAAGTCAAACGCCTGCTTGATCCCCAAGGTGTGCTCGCTCCCAGCCGCTACATGGCAGATTCGCGCATTGTTGATACAGAAACTTCTTGCAAGCCCGAACGCGGGGTCGACGGGAGAACGAATGCAACGTGGAAATCGGGAGATGACTCACGATGA
- a CDS encoding TetR/AcrR family transcriptional regulator, with protein sequence MGRPRSFDTETVLDFAAAEFRVHGFADTSTERLCEVAGVRRSSLYNAFTSKEELFVQALRRYVEVVTLRQEAVLTNAELNGGTRLWRIVEMVIDEEREARKEGRAAGCMTVHTLMSPDIRLSDRRVQTILDHDLNRRLSLLAQAAKVGQADGSVRPESLPEDVATLIVTVVSGLRVLAQTGAEPAQLLRIARMNLGSTLA encoded by the coding sequence ATGGGTAGACCACGTTCATTCGATACAGAGACGGTACTGGACTTTGCGGCGGCAGAGTTCCGTGTTCATGGTTTCGCTGACACTTCTACAGAGCGGCTGTGCGAAGTCGCTGGCGTGCGCCGTAGCAGTTTGTACAATGCCTTCACCTCGAAGGAAGAGCTGTTCGTGCAAGCCCTGCGTCGATACGTCGAAGTCGTAACGCTACGGCAGGAAGCGGTACTCACTAATGCTGAACTTAATGGCGGTACGCGGTTGTGGCGGATCGTCGAGATGGTTATTGACGAGGAGCGGGAGGCTCGCAAGGAGGGGCGTGCGGCTGGGTGTATGACTGTGCACACGTTAATGTCGCCGGATATACGGCTGAGTGATCGCCGGGTGCAAACGATCCTGGACCATGACCTGAATCGCCGTCTTTCTCTCTTGGCTCAGGCCGCGAAAGTTGGGCAAGCCGACGGCAGCGTGCGCCCCGAATCCTTGCCAGAGGATGTGGCTACACTGATTGTCACCGTGGTCTCGGGCCTGCGGGTGCTCGCCCAGACCGGCGCAGAACCGGCTCAGTTGCTCAGGATCGCACGAATGAATCTGGGGTCGACGCTGGCCTGA
- a CDS encoding ThiF family adenylyltransferase, with protein sequence MSVNSNMVIPESIHLQLHKHLFPGDGKESAAILLCNRNEGSRLKLLVKEIIQVPDDECESRKNDFISWPGLYLEKAIDAAETASMSIILVHSHPGGLFEFSQFDDASDAITIPALYQGVNALHGSAIMIPDGRIRARFYSEGINVQDVDLVSVPGDDICLWRPGDEVPQKEVIAFTSGMTSCFSHLTAAVIGVSGTGSIVAEQVTRLGFGKILLVDDDHIEKKNLNRILNATQEDASHNVSKVEMFAVAVSRIRGENVATAIHSSILDREAVLAVADADVIFSCVD encoded by the coding sequence GTGAGCGTAAACTCAAATATGGTGATACCAGAAAGTATTCACCTGCAGCTTCATAAACACCTCTTCCCAGGTGACGGCAAGGAATCTGCTGCAATATTGCTCTGTAATCGCAATGAAGGAAGCCGCCTTAAGCTGCTTGTAAAAGAGATCATTCAAGTGCCGGACGACGAATGCGAATCACGTAAAAATGATTTCATCTCCTGGCCAGGGCTTTACCTAGAAAAAGCAATTGATGCTGCGGAAACAGCTTCAATGTCTATCATTTTGGTTCACTCACACCCAGGCGGCCTCTTTGAATTTTCACAGTTTGATGATGCGAGCGATGCCATCACAATTCCTGCTCTTTATCAGGGTGTCAATGCACTCCATGGTTCTGCAATAATGATACCTGATGGCAGAATACGGGCCCGTTTCTATAGTGAAGGTATCAACGTACAAGACGTAGACCTTGTCAGTGTACCGGGGGATGACATCTGCCTCTGGCGGCCCGGTGATGAAGTGCCGCAAAAGGAAGTCATTGCATTCACCTCTGGAATGACTTCGTGTTTTAGTCATCTCACCGCCGCGGTTATAGGCGTTTCAGGTACCGGTTCAATTGTCGCGGAGCAGGTAACCCGCCTGGGTTTTGGTAAAATATTACTCGTTGACGATGATCATATTGAAAAGAAGAATCTCAACCGGATCCTGAACGCTACGCAAGAAGATGCCTCACACAATGTATCTAAGGTTGAGATGTTTGCCGTTGCTGTTAGCAGGATACGTGGAGAAAACGTAGCGACTGCGATCCACAGCTCAATATTAGATAGGGAAGCGGTATTAGCGGTTGCTGATGCTGACGTTATTTTCAGCTGCGTGGACTGA